A region from the Populus trichocarpa isolate Nisqually-1 chromosome 18, P.trichocarpa_v4.1, whole genome shotgun sequence genome encodes:
- the LOC7458724 gene encoding probable sarcosine oxidase: MEYSSHHFDVIVVGAGIMGSSTAYQLAKRGQKTLLLEQFDFLHHRGSSHGESRTIRATYPEDYYCDMVMESSQSWEQAQSEIGYKVYFKAQQFDMGPSDNKSLLSVISSCERKSLPHQVLDGQQVADRFSGRINIPESWVGVLTEVGGVIKPTKAVSMFQALAFQKGAVLRDNMEVKNIVKDEARGGVNVVVANGEEYWGKKCVVTAGAWMGKLVKTVSGLELPIQALETTVCYWRIKEGHEAKFAIGSDFPTFASYGEPYIYGTPSLEFPGLIKIAVHGGYTCDPDKRPWGPGISSDSMKEWIEGRFSGLVDYGGPVATQLCMYSMTPDGDFVIDFLGGEFGKDVVVGGGFSGHGFKMAPVVGRILADLALSGEAKGVDLKHFRIQRFQENPKGNVKDYEDQVSKSQVDE; encoded by the coding sequence ATGGAATATTCCAGCCACCACTTTGATGTTATCGTTGTCGGTGCCGGCATTATGGGCAGCTCCACTGCATATCAACTAGCAAAAAGAGGTCAGAAAACGCTCTTGCTGGAGCAATTTGATTTCTTGCACCACCGTGGATCCTCACATGGGGAGTCACGTACTATACGGGCAACTTACCCGGAAGACTACTACTGTGACATGGTCATGGAATCCTCGCAAAGTTGGGAGCAGGCCCAGTCAGAAATTGGCTACAAGGTTTATTTCAAAGCCCAGCAATTTGATATGGGCCCCTCCGATAACAAGAGTCTCCTATCGGTTATCTCTAGCTGTGAGAGGAAGTCCCTCCCTCATCAGGTCCTGGACGGACAACAAGTGGCTGACCGATTCTCCGGTAGGATTAACATACCGGAGAGTTGGGTTGGGGTGTTAACTGAAGTCGGCGGGGTTATAAAGCCCACCAAGGCAGTGTCCATGTTTCAAGCATTGGCATTTCAGAAGGGTGCAGTTTTGAGGGACAACATGGAGGTGAAAAACATTGTTAAAGACGAGGCAAGAGGAGGGGTAAATGTGGTGGTTGCCAATGGCGAAGAGTATTGGGGTAAGAAATGTGTCGTTACTGCTGGGGCTTGGATGGGCAAGTTGGTTAAAACGGTTAGCGGGCTTGAATTGCCTATACAAGCCTTGGAGACTACAGTGTGTTATTGGAGGATCAAGGAGGGGCACGAGGCAAAGTTCGCCATTGGAAGTGATTTCCCTACGTTTGCAAGCTATGGCGAGCCTTACATTTACGGCACGCCGTCGTTGGAGTTTCCGGGACTGATCAAGATTGCTGTGCATGGAGGGTACACTTGTGACCCTGACAAGAGGCCGTGGGGTCCTGGGATTTCATCGGATTCCATGAAGGAATGGATCGAGGGGAGGTTCTCAGGCTTGGTTGATTATGGCGGGCCTGTCGCTACTCAATTGTGCATGTACTCAATGACCCCAGATGGGGATTTTGTGATTGATTTTCTTGGTGGGGAGTTTGGGAAGGATGTGGTGGTGGGTGGTGGGTTTTCAGGTCATGGGTTCAAGATGGCTCCAGTCGTGGGGAGGATTTTGGCTGACCTTGCGCTTAGCGGGGAGGCCAAGGGTGTGGACCTGAAACACTTCAGGATACAGAGGTTTCAAGAGAATCCTAAAGGCAACGTGAAAGATTATGAAGATCAAGTCTCCAAATCACAAGTAGATGAGTAG